One Alnus glutinosa chromosome 3, dhAlnGlut1.1, whole genome shotgun sequence genomic region harbors:
- the LOC133864960 gene encoding laccase-11 — MAGVFSGVAFLFFGFLGLFFFPAEAAIKKYQFDIQVKNVSRLCHAKPIVTVNGRFPGPTIYAREGDRVIINVTNHAQYNMSIHWHGLKQYRNGWVDGPAYVTQCPIQTGSSYTYDFNVTGQRGTLWWHAHILWLRATVYGAFVIMPKPGIPFPFPQPHQELEVVFGEWWHTDVEEVEKRGAKMGLPPNMSDAHTINGKPGPLFPCSEKHTFVMEVELGKTYLLRIVNAALNDELFFAIAGHSMTVVEVDAVYTKPFTSQAILIAPGQTTNVLVQANQVPGRYFMATRPFMDAPLAIDNKTATAILQYKGIPNTVLPTLPQLPASNDTAFALSYNGKIRSLNSPQYPANVPLKVDRNLFYTVGFGKNSCPTCVNGTKFLASLNNISFVMPQTALLQAHYFNIKGVFRTDFPDKPPTPFNYTGAPLTANLGTATGTRIGKIAFNSTVELVLQDTNLLTVESHPFHLHGYNFFVVGTGIGNFDPAKDPAKYNLVDPIERNTVGVPTGGWTAIRFRADNPGVWFMHCHLELHTGWGLKTAFLVEDGPGPDQSVLPPPKDLPPC; from the exons ATGGCTGGAGTTTTTTCTGGGGtcgcctttcttttctttggatttCTTGGCTTATTCTTTTTTCCAGCTGAAGCAGCCATAAAGAAGTACCAATTTGAT aTTCAAGTGAAGAACGTGAGCAGATTGTGCCATGCAAAGCCCATCGTTACCGTTAATGGGAGGTTCCCAGGGCCTACGATATATGCTAGAGAGGGAGATAGAGTTATCATCAACGTAACAAACCATGCGCAATATAACATGTCAATTCACTG GCATGGACTGAAGCAATATCGAAATGGTTGGGTGGATGGACCAGCTTACGTTACACAGTGCCCAATCCAGACTGGGAGCAGCTACACTTATGACTTCAATGTAACAGGACAAAGGGGAACATTATGGTGGCATGCACATATCCTTTGGCTGAGGGCTACAGTCTATGGTGCATTTGTTATCATGCCAAAACCTGGCATCCCGTTTCCTTTCCCACAGCCGCACCAAGAATTGGAAGTTGTGTTTG GAGAATGGTGGCATACGGATGTGGAAGAGGTTGAGAAGCGAGGGGCAAAAATGGGCTTGCCGCCGAATATGTCAGATGCGCACACAATCAACGGAAAGCCGGGGCCACTTTTTCCATGCTCTGAAAAAC ATACTTTCGTAATGGAGGTTGAATTAGGCAAAACGTACCTCCTGAGGATCGTCAACGCTGCCCTCAACGATGAGCTTTTCTTTGCTATTGCTGGTCACAGCATGACAGTAGTGGAGGTTGATGCAGTTTACACAAAGCCATTCACCAGTCAAGCTATACTTATTGCACCTGGCCAGACCACAAACGTGCTGGTCCAAGCCAACCAAGTCCCCGGCAGATACTTCATGGCCACCAGGCCTTTCATGGACGCTCCGCTTGCCATAGATAATAAAACCGCCACCGCAATACTCCAATACAAAGGCATTCCGAACACCGTCCTCCCCACCCTTCCCCAGTTGCCTGCATCCAATGACACAGCTTTTGCTTTGAGCTACAACGGGAAGATCAGGAGCTTAAACTCTCCACAGTATCCTGCCAATGTTCCCCTCAAAGTTGATAGAAACCTCTTTTACACTGTGGGTTTTGGAAAGAATTCTTGCCCAACATGCGTCAATGGAACTAAATTCCTTGCTTCCTTGAATAACATCTCTTTTGTGATGCCACAAACTGCCCTTCTCCAAGCTCACTACTTCAACATTAAAGGAGTATTTAGAACTGATTTCCCTGACAAGCCTCCAACTCCTTTCAACTATACTGGTGCACCGCTTACAGCAAATCTTGGCACTGCCACGGGAACAAGGATTGGCAAAATTGCCTTTAATTCTACGGTGGAGCTGGTACTACAAGATACCAATCTTCTAACAGTTGAGTCACATCCATTCCATCTCCATGGCTATAACTTCTTTGTCGTCGGGACCGGTATCGGGAATTTCGatcctgcaaaagatccagcAAAGTACAACTTGGTCGATCCTATTGAAAGAAATACAGTTGGAGTTCCCACCGGTGGTTGGACTGCTATTCGGTTCAGAGCTGATAATCCAG GTGTTTGGTTTATGCATTGTCATTTGGAGCTCCATACAGGCTGGGGATTGAAGACGGCATTTCTGGTAGAAGATGGACCAGGACCAGACCAATCTGTTCTGCCTCCTCCCAAGGATCTTCCACCATGCTAG
- the LOC133863089 gene encoding tubby-like F-box protein 5 has translation MSLKSIVCELREMMDGMGSMSRRGGERKSWHRKTRSHIAPDQTPLPLLEPIQQGRWSNLPPELLLDIIRRVEESEASWPARKTVVFCASVCRSWRVITKEIVQTPEQCGRLTFPISLKQPGPRESPIQCFIRRDRATSAYFLFYGLVPSEDESDKLLLAAKKIRRATSTDFVISFVGDDFSRASSAYVGKMRSNFLGTKFTIYDSQPPSEATVQLSSRSSRRFHSKQVSPRVPACNYSVGTISYELNVLRTRGPRRMNCAMHSILMSSIEEGGTAPTPTSFPHSFDEQFSSPLPVPKGKDSIIDFSSTSLSEPPVVSVRGSGEPLVLKNKAPRWHEQLQCWCLNFRGRVTVASVKNFQLVAAVGPSHNVSAAEQERVILQFGKIGKDIFTMDYRYPLSAFQAFAICLSSFDTKPACE, from the exons ATGTCCCTTAAAAGCATTGTTTGCGAGCTGCGGGAGATGATGGATGGAATGGGGAGCATGTCAAGGCGAGGAGGGGAAAGGAAGTCTTGGCATAGAAAGACAAGGTCGCATATTGCTCCTGATCAAACGCCACTACCCTTATTGGAACCAATTCAGCAGGGCCGGTGGTCAAATTTACCACCTGAATTGCTGTTGGACATAATCCGGAGGGTAGAAGAGAGTGAGGCCTCGTGGCCTGCTCGGAAAACCGTTGTCTTTTGTGCTTCAGTTTGTAGGTCATGGAGGGTAATCACTAAGGAGATTGTCCAAACTCCTGAGCAATGTGGAAGGCTCACGTTTCCTATTTCATTGAAGCAG CCGGGCCCTCGAGAGTCTCCAATACAGTGTTTCATCAGAAGGGACAGAGCCACTTCTGCATATTTTCTGTTCTACGGTCTGGTGCCTT CCGAAGATGAGAGTGATAAATTGTTGTTAGCAGCCAAAAAGATCAGAAGGGCAACAAGCACAGACTTTGTTATATCTTTTGTTGGGGATGATTTTTCTCGGGCCAGCAGTGCATATGTTGGGAAAATGAG GTCTAATTTTTTGGGTACAAAGTTCACCATATATGATAGCCAACCTCCAAGTGAAGCCACAGTTCAACTAAGTAGTCGCTCCAGTCGAAGATTTCATTCTAAGCAGGTATCTCCAAGAGTACCAGCATGTAACTATAGTGTTGGGACCATCTCCTATGAGCTCAACGTGCTTCGCACCAGAGGGCCGAGGAGAATGAATTGTGCTATGCACTCCATACTCATGTCTTCTATTGAGGAGGGTGGAACTGCTCCAACACCAACATCATTCCCACACTCTTTTGATGAGCAGTTTTCTTCTCCCTTACCAGTTCCGAAAGGAAAGGATTCAATCATAGATTTCAGCTCCACAAGCCTTTCAGAGCCACCAGTGGTGTCAGTCCGGGGCTCGGGAGAGCCACTTGTTCTTAAAAACAAGGCTCCTAGATGGCATGAGCAGCTGCAGTGCTGGTGCTTAAACTTCAGAGGACGGGTTACGGTTGCTTCTGTTAAGAATTTCCAACTTGTGGCCGCTGTTGGTCCATCCCACAATGTTTCAGCTGCAGAGCAAGAAAGGGTAATCTTACAGTTCGGAAAAATTGGAAAAGACATCTTCACCATGGATTATCGCTACCCACTATCTGCCTTCCAAGCCTTTGCCATCTGCTTGAGCAGCTTTGATACTAAACCTGCCTGTGAATGA
- the LOC133862563 gene encoding pentatricopeptide repeat-containing protein At5g66520, translating to MAPVLLNLPNQLSLESNVAQTLSLLERCSTMVEMKQIHAHIYKTGLIIDPVPMSRLLASSTSSDFGSLTYAPKVFDRISRPNTFMWNAMIRGYSNSNEPEAALLLYHQMLFHSVPHNAYTFPFLLKACSSLSALEETKQIHAHIIKTGFGLDVYAMNSLLHVYAISGSIESAHLLFDRLSQRDIVSWNSMIDGYTKCGNIETACEFFKDMPVKNVISWTVMISGFVGAGLNKEALNLFHQMQIEGVKLDNVALASSLSACAHLGALDQGRWIHAYMDDNGIEIDPILGCVLIDMYAKCGDMEEALEVFMKLEKKGIYAWTVIINGFAIHGQGQEAIDWFVQMQQAGIKPNLITFTALLTACSHAGLVDDGQSMFRSMTTVYKLNPTIEHYGCMVDLLGRAGLLMEAKELIEKMPFKPNAAIWGALLNACWIHGHLELGKRIGKILIEIDPAHGGRYVHLARVHAAAGEWDQAFEVRSQMKHRGVSKLPGCSAISLNGIVHEFSAGDGSHPQMEEIYQTWNRIAEKLREEGYKPATGDLLLDLEDEEKERAIQYHSEKLAVAFGLIRTKPETTIRIFKNLRVCEDCHTVSKLISKIYARDIVVRDRIRFHHFKGGKCSCGDYWREGERQRQRQRPQMHHSSNL from the coding sequence ATGGCACCCGTTTTGCTGAATCTACCAAATCAGCTCTCCTTGGAATCAAATGTAGCACAGACCCTGTCTCTGCTTGAAAGATGTTCAACAATGGTGGAAATGAAGCAGATTCATGCTCACATTTATAAAACAGGTCTCATTATAGATCCTGTCCCGATGAGCAGGCTCCTAGCTTCAAGCACCTCATCAGATTTTGGCAGCTTGACCTATGCTCCGAAGGTTTTTGACAGAATTAGCAGACCCAATACTTTCATGTGGAACGCCATGATCAGGGGATACTCAAACAGCAATGAGCCAGAAGCAGCCCTGCTTCTGTACCATCAAATGCTCTTTCACTCAGTGCCACATAATGCTTACACCTTCCCTTTCCTGCTCAAAGCATGTTCCAGTCTGTCGGCTTTGGAAGAAACCAAACAAATACATGCTCACATCATAAAAACAGGCTTTGGCTTGGACGTTTATGCCATGAATTCCTTACTTCATGTTTACGCCATCTCTGGCAGCATCGAATCCGCACATCTCCTCTTTGACCGTCTTTCCCAGCGAGACATTGTTTCTTGGAACTCAATGATTGATGGGTATACAAAATGTGGCAACATAGAGACGGCTTGTGAATTTTTCAAAGATATGCCAGTAAAGAATGTGATCTCATGGACTGTGATGATCTCTGGCTTTGTTGGGGCAGGACTGAACAAGGAAGCTCTGAACCTTTTTCATCAAATGCAGATTGAGGGCGTCAAACTCGACAATGTGGCGCTCGCAAGCTCACTTTCGGCATGTGCACATCTTGGAGCATTGGATCAAGGCAGATGGATCCATGCCTATATGGACGACAACGGAATCGAAATTGATCCAATCCTGGGTTGTGTTCTTATAGACATGTATGCCAAGTGTGGTGACATGGAAGAAGCTCTAGAAGTCTTCATGAAACTTGAGAAGAAAGGTATCTATGCATGGACAGTGATAATTAATGGTTTTGCAATACATGGTCAGGGACAAGAAGCTATTGATTGGTTTGTGCAAATGCAGCAAGCAGGAATTAAGCCAAATTTGATCACCTTCACGGCACTTTTGACTGCATGCAGTCATGCAGGGTTGGTTGACGATGGTCAATCCATGTTTAGGAGCATGACAACAGTTTATAAGTTGAACCCGACAATAGAGCATTATGGGTGCATGGTAGACCTTCTAGGCAGAGCTGGATTGCTTATGGAAGCAAAAGAATTAATTGAGAAAATGCCCTTCAAGCCAAATGCTGCCATTTGGGGGGCACTACTCAACGCTTGCTGGATTCATGGACATCTTGAGTTAGGGAAACGGATAGGGAAAATCCTGATTGAAATTGACCCTGCACATGGGGGCCGGTACGTTCACTTGGCAAGAGTTCACGCTGCAGCTGGGGAATGGGACCAAGCATTTGAAGTGAGAAGCCAGATGAAACACCGAGGAGTTTCAAAACTTCCAGGGTGCAGTGCAATCAGCTTAAATGGTATTGTCCATGAATTTTCAGCTGGAGATGGGTCCCACCCACAGATGGAAGAGATTTATCAGACGTGGAACCGGATTGCAGAGAAACTAAGAGAAGAAGGGTATAAACCTGCAACAGGGGACTTATTACTTGATCTAGAGGATGAGGAGAAAGAAAGAGCAATCCAGTATCATAGTGAGAAGCTGGCTGTTGCATTTGGGCTAATCAGAACTAAACCAGAGACAACCATTCGGATTTTTAAGAATCTTCGGGTGTGTGAGGATTGTCACACAGTATCAAAGCTCATCTCCAAGATTTATGCTAGGGATATTGTTGTGCGGGATAGAATTCGTTTCCACCATTTCAAGGGAGGGAAATGTTCTTGTGGAGATTACTGGCGAGaaggagagagacagagacagagacagagacctCAAATGCATCACTCGTCGAATCTATAA
- the LOC133862205 gene encoding putative glucose-6-phosphate 1-epimerase isoform X2, which yields MAMVSTAFSLPTLSPPKLRRVNRYYSGVAYASVSKEAVGVRVTEGEGNLPKVVLTSAGGSEADVYLFGGCVTSWKVANGKDLLFVRPDAVFNKKKPISGGLPHCFPQFGPGLIQQHGFARNVDWSIVDSENVEGNPVITLLLKDGPYSRSMWDFSFQALYKVILTTKSLSTELTITNTDNKPFSFSTALHTYFRASVTGASVRGLKGCKTLSKDPDPKNPLEGKEERDLVTFPGFVDCVYLNAPNELRLDNGLGDTISIRNTNWTDAVLWNPYLQMEACYKDFVCVENAQIGNVQLGPEQSWTATQHLSID from the exons ATGGCGATGGTTTCTACGGCATTCTCGCTCCCGACCTTAAGCCCTCCTAAGCTTCGACGAGTCAACCG GTATTATTCCGGTGTGGCGTATGCAAGTGTGAGCAAAGAAGCAGTGGGTGTGCGAGTTACAGAAGGGGAAGGGAACTTGCCCAAGGTTGTGCTCACTTCTGCTGGTGGAAG CGAGGCTGATGTGTATTTATTTGGAGGTTGTGTCACGTCTTGGAAAGTTGCAAATGGCAAGGACCTCCTTTTTGTTCGGCCAGATGCTGTGTTTAATAAGAAAAAACCAATCAG TGGAGGCCTTCCACATTGTTTCCCACAGTTTGGACCTGGCCTAATTCAGCAG CATGGATTTGCAAGGAATGTGGATTGGTCAATTGTTGATTCTGAAAATGTGGAAGGAAATCCTGTCATAACTCTATTACTAAAGGATGGTCCTTATAGTCGTTCCATGTGGGATTTCAGCTTTCAAGCTTTATACAAG GTCATTCTAACTACAAAAAGCCTTTCCACCGAACTAACAATTACAAATACAGACAATAAGCCATTTTCATTTAGTACTGCCTTGCATACATACTTCCGT GCTTCTGTGACAGGGGCATCAGTTAGAGGTTTGAAAGGGTGCAAAACTCTAAGTAAAGATCCAGATCCTAAGAATCCGTTGGAGGGTAAGGAAGAAAG GGATTTGGTCACTTTTCCTGGATTTGTAGATTGCGTCTATCTGAATGCCCCTAATGAATTGCGACTTGATAATGGCTTGGGTGATACAATATCTATCAGGAACACCAA TTGGACAGATGCAGTTTTGTGGAACCCTTATCTTCAGATGGAAGCTTGCTACAAAGATTTTGTTTGTGTTGAAAATGCTCAG ATTGGAAACGTCCAGCTAGGGCCTGAACAATCTTGGACAGCGACACAGCATCTTAGCATTGACTGA
- the LOC133865032 gene encoding ultraviolet-B receptor UVR8 gives MLKLREFRVCGEGFGRWMSSAVMSFGDGSQGALGLPTTVTGLVGDAYEPTRVQGLPSDVTSVSAGHYHSLAVTSQGQLWSWGRNNESQLGRGLLAPRDSWNEPERVKGLDKVRVCAAFASGVISAVIGDDGSLWVWGRSKRGQLGLGKGIVEAIVPSRVEALAGEKIAKVSFGWGHALAKTEDGNLFGWGYSADARLGKVGNSFETSPLDSNAGISENRGQLSSSTFEVAEKLVLEGMEKEEHMPIVWEPCLVEELHGVEVVDIACGLDHSLVLCRNGALLSCGSNIYGQLGRVKQDLGMLPVDISFIPLSMASGLGHSLAICKVTSLDTMGDATSIVSWGWNHSSQLGRTGPENVPLEVEGLGEEIPVSVSGGRVHSIALTSKGEVWVWGCGKNGRLGLGSSCDEAEPILLDSLQGCEVLQVVSGFDHNLALIAE, from the exons ATGTTGAAATTGCGAGAATTTAGGGTTTGTGGGGAAGGGTTTGGAAGATGGATGAGCAGCGCGGTGATGAGCTTTGGGGATGGGAGCCAGGGTGCGCTGGGGCTGCCCACCACGGTGACGGGGCTTGTTGGCGACGCTTACGAGCCCACACGGGTCCAGGGGCTCCCCTCCGACGTGACGAGTGTGAGTGCGGGACACTACCACTCCTTGGCCGTCACTTCACAAGGTCAGCTTTGGTCTTGGGGCCGAAACAACGAATCCCAGCTCGGCCGTGGCCTTCTTGCTCCCAG AGACTCATGGAATGAACCGGAGAGAGTAAAAGGGTTGGATAAAGTAAGAGTTTGTGCTGCATTTGCATCTGGGGTAATTTCTGCAGTCATTGGAGATGATGGATCTTTGTGGGTCTGGGGAAGGTCTAAGCGTGGACAGCTTGGGCTTGGAAAAGGAATCGTCGAGGCGATTGTACCTTCCAGAGTTGAAGCACTTGCGGGAGAAAAGATAGCCAAG GTGTCGTTTGGCTGGGGGCATGCACTTGCAAAGACTGAGGATGGGAATTTGTTTGGCTGGGGTTATTCAGCTGATGCTAGGCTAGGAAAGGTTGGGAATTCTTTTGAGACGTCTCCTTTGGATTCAAATGCGGGTATATCAGAAAACAGGGGACAACTCTCGAGCTCGACATTTGAAGTTGCGGAGAAGCTGGTTTTGGAAGGAATGGAGAAAGAGGAACATATGCCAATAGTTTGGGAACCTTGTTTAGTTGAAGAACTACATGGTGTTGAAGTTGTAGACATTGCGTGTGGGCTTGATCATTCCTTGGTGCTTTGCC GTAATGGCGCCCTGTTGAGCTGTGGGAGCAACATATATGGTCAGTTGGGCAGAGTAAAGCAAGATTTGGGAATGTTGCCAGTTGACATAAGCTTTATTCCCCTGTCTATGGCATCAGGTCTTGGCCATTCTTTGGCAATTTGCAAGGTTACATCATTGGATACCATGGGAGATGCCACAAGCATTGTTTCATGGGGATGGAATCACAGTTCTCAGCTGGGAAGGACAGGGCCAGAGAATGTCCCATTGGAGGTTGAAGGATTGGGTGAGGAAATTCCTGTCTCAGTGTCAGGAGGGCGTGTACATTCCATTGCTCTCACATCTAAGGGAGAAGTGTGGGTTTGGGGCTGCGGTAAGAATGGCAGGCTTGGGTTAGGAAGCTCCTGTGATGAAGCTGAGCCAATTTTGCTCGATTCTTTACAAGGCTGCGAGGTTTTACAAGTTGTGTCAGGTTTTGATCATAATCTAGCCCTGATTGCGGAATGA
- the LOC133862205 gene encoding putative glucose-6-phosphate 1-epimerase isoform X1, whose product MAMVSTAFSLPTLSPPKLRRVNRNGYWNRYYSGVAYASVSKEAVGVRVTEGEGNLPKVVLTSAGGSEADVYLFGGCVTSWKVANGKDLLFVRPDAVFNKKKPISGGLPHCFPQFGPGLIQQHGFARNVDWSIVDSENVEGNPVITLLLKDGPYSRSMWDFSFQALYKVILTTKSLSTELTITNTDNKPFSFSTALHTYFRASVTGASVRGLKGCKTLSKDPDPKNPLEGKEERDLVTFPGFVDCVYLNAPNELRLDNGLGDTISIRNTNWTDAVLWNPYLQMEACYKDFVCVENAQIGNVQLGPEQSWTATQHLSID is encoded by the exons ATGGCGATGGTTTCTACGGCATTCTCGCTCCCGACCTTAAGCCCTCCTAAGCTTCGACGAGTCAACCG AAACGGTTATTGGAACAGGTATTATTCCGGTGTGGCGTATGCAAGTGTGAGCAAAGAAGCAGTGGGTGTGCGAGTTACAGAAGGGGAAGGGAACTTGCCCAAGGTTGTGCTCACTTCTGCTGGTGGAAG CGAGGCTGATGTGTATTTATTTGGAGGTTGTGTCACGTCTTGGAAAGTTGCAAATGGCAAGGACCTCCTTTTTGTTCGGCCAGATGCTGTGTTTAATAAGAAAAAACCAATCAG TGGAGGCCTTCCACATTGTTTCCCACAGTTTGGACCTGGCCTAATTCAGCAG CATGGATTTGCAAGGAATGTGGATTGGTCAATTGTTGATTCTGAAAATGTGGAAGGAAATCCTGTCATAACTCTATTACTAAAGGATGGTCCTTATAGTCGTTCCATGTGGGATTTCAGCTTTCAAGCTTTATACAAG GTCATTCTAACTACAAAAAGCCTTTCCACCGAACTAACAATTACAAATACAGACAATAAGCCATTTTCATTTAGTACTGCCTTGCATACATACTTCCGT GCTTCTGTGACAGGGGCATCAGTTAGAGGTTTGAAAGGGTGCAAAACTCTAAGTAAAGATCCAGATCCTAAGAATCCGTTGGAGGGTAAGGAAGAAAG GGATTTGGTCACTTTTCCTGGATTTGTAGATTGCGTCTATCTGAATGCCCCTAATGAATTGCGACTTGATAATGGCTTGGGTGATACAATATCTATCAGGAACACCAA TTGGACAGATGCAGTTTTGTGGAACCCTTATCTTCAGATGGAAGCTTGCTACAAAGATTTTGTTTGTGTTGAAAATGCTCAG ATTGGAAACGTCCAGCTAGGGCCTGAACAATCTTGGACAGCGACACAGCATCTTAGCATTGACTGA